A stretch of the Vagococcus xieshaowenii genome encodes the following:
- the phoU gene encoding phosphate signaling complex protein PhoU has translation MLRAQFEKDLRQLHEEFHTMGEAVSLSVYKAVRAFIKQDNEIAQSVIQGDSKINEFESDLEKKGLEMIALQQPVTSDLRLIITVMKAVNDLERIGDHAVSISKAAIRVNNTKPIFEIQEKISDMADDVLKLLDDALHAYTEGNSEEAVLIADRDEKINDYFKEIYEMCIRVMKEDSDLVEIGTDYLRVARFLERIGDYVTNICEWIIYLKTGKIVELHSSNDE, from the coding sequence ATGTTAAGAGCTCAATTTGAAAAAGATTTACGTCAATTACACGAAGAATTCCATACAATGGGTGAAGCGGTAAGTTTATCTGTTTATAAAGCGGTTCGTGCTTTTATTAAACAAGATAATGAAATTGCCCAAAGCGTTATTCAAGGCGATTCAAAGATTAATGAATTTGAATCAGATTTAGAGAAAAAAGGGTTAGAAATGATTGCGTTACAACAACCAGTAACGTCTGATTTACGTTTGATTATTACAGTAATGAAAGCTGTGAATGACTTAGAACGAATTGGTGACCATGCCGTGTCAATTTCTAAGGCGGCTATTCGTGTGAACAATACAAAACCTATTTTTGAAATCCAAGAAAAAATTTCAGATATGGCAGATGATGTTCTTAAGTTATTAGATGACGCCTTACATGCTTACACAGAAGGTAATTCTGAAGAAGCTGTTCTGATTGCTGATCGTGACGAAAAAATAAACGATTACTTCAAAGAGATATACGAAATGTGTATTAGAGTGATGAAAGAAGATTCTGATCTTGTTGAGATTGGGACGGACTATTTAAGAGTCGCTCGCTTTTTAGAACGTATTGGAGATTATGTAACCAATATTTGTGAATGGATCATTTACTTAAAAACAGGTAAAATTGTTGAGTTACATTCTTCAAATGATGAATAA